In Zingiber officinale cultivar Zhangliang chromosome 6A, Zo_v1.1, whole genome shotgun sequence, a single genomic region encodes these proteins:
- the LOC121998730 gene encoding putative DNA glycosylase At3g47830: MPRNPKRKLSPSPTRSIEALKPSFEPYADLLFPTSEQCQAVRDALLAHHGFPQEFAKYRRSTDSLDEGGDARETVLDGLVSTLLSQNTTESNSRRAFESLKTAFPTWDQALVADTKLVEDAIRCGGLAVTKAASIKNILRALKEKRGEICLEYLRSLSVDEIKAELSKFKGIGPKTVACVLMFQLQRDDFPVDTHVFRITRDIGWIPIKANREQAYIHLNNKIPNHLKFDLNCLLVTHGRLCHRCSVRRGNQNTEDGPQVSCPLTQYCKNTRK, translated from the exons ATGCCAAGGAACCCTAAGCGGAAGCTCTCGCCCTCGCCTACCCGGTCCATCGAAGCTCTGAAACCCTCCTTCGAGCCCTACGCGGACCTCCTATTCCCTACCTCAGAGCAATGTCAGGCCGTGCGTGACGCTCTCCTTGCCCACCACGGATTCCCCCAGGAGTTCGCCAAGTACCGGAGGTCCACCGACAGCCTGGATGAGGGCGGTGATGCGAGGGAGACGGTCCTTGATGGTCTCGTGAGTACGCTCTTGTCTCAGAATACTACGGAGTCGAACTCGAGAAGGGCGTTCGAGTCCCTTAAAACCGCCTTCCCTACCTGGGATCAA GCTCTTGTTGCGGACACAAAGTTGGTAGAGGATGCCATCAGGTGTGGAGGATTGGCTGTGACCAAGGCAGCAAGCATAAAGAACATTCTGAGGGCATTGAAGGAGAAAAGAGGCGAAATTTGTTTGGAATACTTGCGAAGCTTGTCTGTGGACGAGATCAAAGCTGAGCTATCCAAGTTCAAGGGAATAGGACCAAAAACG GTAGCGTGTGTTCTAATGTTCCAGCTTCAGCGAGATGATTTCCCAGTGGATACTCAT GTTTTTCGGATAACGAGGGACATTGGTTGGATCCCCATTAAAGCAAACAGAGAGCAAGCATATATCCACCTCAATAATAAAATACCTAATCATTTGAAGTTTGACCTGAATTGTCTTCTTGTAACTCATGGAAGACTTTGTCACAGGTGTTCTGTTAGAAGAGGTAATCAGAACACGGAAGATGGTCCACAGGTTTCCTGCCCTCTCACTCAGTACTGTAAGAATACAAGGAAATAA
- the LOC121995500 gene encoding uncharacterized protein LOC121995500: METGVAAQGSGSRELKANSLYPDKGEEKRIRLFGFEFDPNGDGESGNKEDGEKISPAPAFCSVSGPEDKKYGCQFCRKEFPNSQALGGHQNAHKKERLKRKKLELQARRTGVGFYLQPLIKSHCSGFDLSVPWYYRATAPDYLLFEESNGNFKTVDQNAFSGGLLPSKPPTFVPHLPVEQHPGLQGMMQQEKQLPSWPIAAISSSLSRSKQSYQELDLQLRLAVKSTACNTTRNGNFCSRRLQELDNCPNIEASTIDEELLCEMYIFCLYKDEFFVYIFVIISSSFIELYVGL, translated from the exons ATGGAAACTGGTGTGGCAGCACAAGGTTCTGGTTCCAGGGAGCTGAAAGCCAACTCTCTCTATCCagacaaaggagaagagaaaaggattcGCTTGTTTGGCTTTGAGTTCGATCCAAATGGGGATGGGGAGAGTGGAAACAAGGAGGATGGTGAGAAGATTTCACCTGCCCCTGCTTTCTGCTCTGTCAGTGGACCGGAGGACAAGAAGTATGGGTGCCAATTCTGCCGCAAGGAGTTCCCAAACTCGCAAGCGCTCGGGGGCCATCAGAATGCCCACAAGAAAGAGCGGTTGAAGAGGAAGAAGCTGGAGCTCCAGGCCAGGAGAACTGGCGTCGGTTTCTACCTCCAACCTCTCATCAAAAGCCACTGCTCCGGATTCGACTTATCGGTGCCATGGTACTACCGTGCCACCGCGCCTGACTACCTCTTGTTTGAAGAGTCAAATGGGAACTTCAAGACTGTGGATCAGAATGCCTTCTCAGGCGGCCTTCTGCCATCTAAGCCACCTACCTTTGTGCCTCATCTTCCAGTCGAGCAGCACCCCGGCTTGCAGGGAATGATGCAACAGGAGAAACAATTGCCAAGCTGGCCAATCGCCGCCATATCTTCGTCCTTGTCCAGGTCAAAGCAAAGTTACCAGGAACTGGACCTTCAGCTGCGCCTTGCGGTGAAGTCCACTGCCTGCAACACTACCAGAAATGG CAACTTTTGTTCTCGTAGACTTCAAGAACTAGACAACTGCCCCAACATCGAAGCATCGACTATCGACGAGGAGCTTCTATGTGAGATGTACATATTTTGCCTCTATAAAGATGAATTCTTTGTTTATATCTTCGTCATCATCTCATCGTCGTTCATTGAGCTCTATGTTGGTCTGTGA